One window of the Benincasa hispida cultivar B227 chromosome 3, ASM972705v1, whole genome shotgun sequence genome contains the following:
- the LOC120074079 gene encoding probable UDP-3-O-acylglucosamine N-acyltransferase 2, mitochondrial isoform X1, which yields MEILVRRLASTDVARCLSTSLTRSASNFRTRFPSQIGSLCSFSHFSVTSVEGDAAVNCLGFRTWHNGGGTFHHSACIEPTAVIEVGAVVHAKSVVGASVHIGSGSVIGHAVTIGQSTKIGFNVALSNCTVGDFCVIHNGVCIGQDGFGFFVNEHGTMKKKPQMLNVKIGTNVEIGSNTCIDRGSWRDTVIGNNTKIDNLVQIGHNVIIGDCCMLCGQVGIAGSVTIGDYVTLGGRVAIRDHVSVGSKVRLAALSCVTKDIKEPGDYGGFPAIPISAWRRQVAKHSQASRKK from the exons ATGGAAATCCTTGTTAGACGCTTAGCTTCTACCGATGTTGCTCGGTGCTTGTCTACTTCACTCACCCGTTCCGCTTCTAATTTTCGAACTCGATTTCCTTCTCAGATCGGTAGCCTTTGTAGTTTTTCCCACTTCTCCGTCACCTCTG TAGAAGGTGATGCTGCAGTAAATTGCCTCGGATTTCGGACATGGCACAATGGGGGTGGGACTTTCCACCACTCCGCTTGCATTGAACCAACAGCAGTTATCGAGGTCGGTGCCGTGGTTCACGCGAAATCTGTCGTTGGCGCAAGTGTGCATATTGGATCAGGATCTGTTATTGGACATGCTGTTACAATTGGTCAATCAACAAAGATCGG GTTCAATGTTGCACTTAGTAATTGCACCGTAGGTGATTTTTGCGTTATCCACAATGGAGTATGCATTGGTCAAGATG GATTTGGATTTTTTGTGAATGAGCACGGGACTATGAAAAAGAAACCTCAA ATGCTGAATGTCAAGATAGGAACGAATGTAGAGATTGGTTCCAATACATGCATTGACAGAGGAAG CTGGAGAGATACTGTCATAGGCAATAACACAAAAATTGACAATTTGGTTCAG ATCGGTCATAATGTAATCATTGGAGATTGCTGCATGCTTTGTGGACAAGTGGGAATTGCAGGCTCCGTGAC GATAGGGGATTATGTAACGTTGGGAGGGAGAGTAGCTATCCGTGATCACGTATCAGTTGGATCAAAA GTCCGGCTTGCTGCCCTGAGTTGTGTCACCAAAGACATCAAGGAACCTGGGGATTATGGTGGCTTTCCTGCT ATACCAATTTCTGCATGGAGAAGGCAAGTCGCTAAGCATTCTCAGGCATCGAGGAAGAAATGA
- the LOC120074079 gene encoding probable UDP-3-O-acylglucosamine N-acyltransferase 2, mitochondrial isoform X2, which yields MEILVRRLASTDVARCLSTSLTRSASNFRTRFPSQIGSLCSFSHFSVTSEGDAAVNCLGFRTWHNGGGTFHHSACIEPTAVIEVGAVVHAKSVVGASVHIGSGSVIGHAVTIGQSTKIGFNVALSNCTVGDFCVIHNGVCIGQDGFGFFVNEHGTMKKKPQMLNVKIGTNVEIGSNTCIDRGSWRDTVIGNNTKIDNLVQIGHNVIIGDCCMLCGQVGIAGSVTIGDYVTLGGRVAIRDHVSVGSKVRLAALSCVTKDIKEPGDYGGFPAIPISAWRRQVAKHSQASRKK from the exons ATGGAAATCCTTGTTAGACGCTTAGCTTCTACCGATGTTGCTCGGTGCTTGTCTACTTCACTCACCCGTTCCGCTTCTAATTTTCGAACTCGATTTCCTTCTCAGATCGGTAGCCTTTGTAGTTTTTCCCACTTCTCCGTCACCTCTG AAGGTGATGCTGCAGTAAATTGCCTCGGATTTCGGACATGGCACAATGGGGGTGGGACTTTCCACCACTCCGCTTGCATTGAACCAACAGCAGTTATCGAGGTCGGTGCCGTGGTTCACGCGAAATCTGTCGTTGGCGCAAGTGTGCATATTGGATCAGGATCTGTTATTGGACATGCTGTTACAATTGGTCAATCAACAAAGATCGG GTTCAATGTTGCACTTAGTAATTGCACCGTAGGTGATTTTTGCGTTATCCACAATGGAGTATGCATTGGTCAAGATG GATTTGGATTTTTTGTGAATGAGCACGGGACTATGAAAAAGAAACCTCAA ATGCTGAATGTCAAGATAGGAACGAATGTAGAGATTGGTTCCAATACATGCATTGACAGAGGAAG CTGGAGAGATACTGTCATAGGCAATAACACAAAAATTGACAATTTGGTTCAG ATCGGTCATAATGTAATCATTGGAGATTGCTGCATGCTTTGTGGACAAGTGGGAATTGCAGGCTCCGTGAC GATAGGGGATTATGTAACGTTGGGAGGGAGAGTAGCTATCCGTGATCACGTATCAGTTGGATCAAAA GTCCGGCTTGCTGCCCTGAGTTGTGTCACCAAAGACATCAAGGAACCTGGGGATTATGGTGGCTTTCCTGCT ATACCAATTTCTGCATGGAGAAGGCAAGTCGCTAAGCATTCTCAGGCATCGAGGAAGAAATGA
- the LOC120074079 gene encoding probable UDP-3-O-acylglucosamine N-acyltransferase 2, mitochondrial isoform X3, which translates to MEILVRRLASTDVARCLSTSLTRSASNFRTRFPSQIGSLCSFSHFSVTSVEGDAAVNCLGFRTWHNGGGTFHHSACIEPTAVIEVGAVVHAKSVVGASVHIGSGSVIGHAVTIGQSTKIGFNVALSNCTVGDFCVIHNGVCIGQDGFGFFVNEHGTMKKKPQMLNVKIGTNVEIGSNTCIDRGSWRDTVIGNNTKIDNLVQIGHNVIIGDCCMLCGQVGIAGSVTYIFLLLLDSDRGLCNVGRESSYP; encoded by the exons ATGGAAATCCTTGTTAGACGCTTAGCTTCTACCGATGTTGCTCGGTGCTTGTCTACTTCACTCACCCGTTCCGCTTCTAATTTTCGAACTCGATTTCCTTCTCAGATCGGTAGCCTTTGTAGTTTTTCCCACTTCTCCGTCACCTCTG TAGAAGGTGATGCTGCAGTAAATTGCCTCGGATTTCGGACATGGCACAATGGGGGTGGGACTTTCCACCACTCCGCTTGCATTGAACCAACAGCAGTTATCGAGGTCGGTGCCGTGGTTCACGCGAAATCTGTCGTTGGCGCAAGTGTGCATATTGGATCAGGATCTGTTATTGGACATGCTGTTACAATTGGTCAATCAACAAAGATCGG GTTCAATGTTGCACTTAGTAATTGCACCGTAGGTGATTTTTGCGTTATCCACAATGGAGTATGCATTGGTCAAGATG GATTTGGATTTTTTGTGAATGAGCACGGGACTATGAAAAAGAAACCTCAA ATGCTGAATGTCAAGATAGGAACGAATGTAGAGATTGGTTCCAATACATGCATTGACAGAGGAAG CTGGAGAGATACTGTCATAGGCAATAACACAAAAATTGACAATTTGGTTCAG ATCGGTCATAATGTAATCATTGGAGATTGCTGCATGCTTTGTGGACAAGTGGGAATTGCAGGCTCCGTGACGTACATTTTTTTGCTTCTCCTGGACTCT GATAGGGGATTATGTAACGTTGGGAGGGAGAGTAGCTATCCGTGA